The bacterium YEK0313 genome includes a region encoding these proteins:
- a CDS encoding hypothetical protein (Transcription termination factor Rho) — translation MQQIKLQDIKSKSPTELLAFAEELQVENASTLRKQELMFACLKQLAAQEIEIIGEGVVEVLQDGFGFLRSPDANYLAGPDDIYVSPSQIRRFGLRTGDTVEGQIRSPKEGERYFALLKVNLINFEEPEKARHKVNFDNLTPLYPNQRIKLENEDLPKKDFSARVMDVVVPIGKGQRALIVAPPRTGKTVLLQNIAQSITRNHPECYLIVLLIDERPEEVTDMQRSVNGEVISSTFDEPATRHVQVAEMVIEKAKRLVEHGRDVVILLDSITRLGRAYNTVVPSSGKVLTGGVDANALQRPKRFFGAARNIEEGGSLTIIATALIETGSRMDEVIFEEFKGTGNSEIILDRKVSDKRTFPAIDITRSGTRKEELLVAPDVLKKMYVLRRILNPMGTVDAIEFLLDKLRQTKTNGDFFDSMNT, via the coding sequence ATGCAGCAAATCAAACTCCAAGACATCAAATCCAAATCGCCTACCGAACTCCTCGCCTTCGCCGAAGAGCTGCAGGTCGAAAACGCGTCCACCCTGCGCAAGCAGGAGCTGATGTTCGCTTGCCTCAAGCAGCTGGCGGCCCAGGAGATCGAAATCATCGGGGAGGGCGTCGTCGAGGTGCTGCAGGACGGCTTCGGCTTCCTGCGCTCGCCCGATGCCAATTATCTCGCCGGGCCTGACGACATCTATGTTTCGCCCTCGCAGATCCGCCGCTTCGGCCTGCGCACCGGTGACACGGTCGAGGGGCAGATCCGCTCGCCGAAGGAAGGCGAGCGCTATTTCGCCCTGCTCAAGGTCAACCTGATCAATTTCGAAGAACCGGAGAAGGCGCGTCACAAGGTCAATTTCGACAATCTGACGCCGCTCTATCCGAACCAGCGGATCAAGCTCGAAAACGAAGACCTGCCGAAAAAGGATTTCTCGGCGCGGGTCATGGACGTCGTGGTGCCGATCGGCAAGGGCCAGCGCGCGCTCATCGTCGCCCCGCCGCGGACCGGCAAGACCGTTCTGCTGCAGAACATCGCGCAGTCGATCACCCGCAACCATCCCGAATGCTACCTGATCGTGCTTCTGATCGACGAACGTCCGGAAGAGGTCACGGACATGCAGCGCTCGGTCAATGGCGAGGTCATCTCTTCGACCTTCGACGAGCCGGCCACCCGCCACGTGCAGGTTGCCGAAATGGTCATCGAAAAGGCCAAGCGCCTGGTCGAGCATGGCCGCGACGTGGTCATCCTGCTCGATTCGATCACCCGCCTCGGCCGCGCCTACAACACGGTCGTCCCGTCCTCGGGCAAAGTGCTCACCGGTGGTGTCGATGCCAATGCCCTGCAGCGGCCCAAGCGCTTCTTCGGTGCTGCCCGCAACATCGAGGAAGGCGGCTCGCTGACCATCATCGCCACCGCGCTGATCGAGACCGGCAGCCGCATGGACGAGGTGATCTTCGAAGAGTTCAAGGGCACCGGCAATTCCGAAATCATTCTCGACCGCAAGGTTTCGGACAAGCGCACCTTCCCGGCGATCGACATCACCCGTTCCGGGACCCGCAAGGAAGAGCTGCTGGTCGCGCCCGACGTCCTCAAGAAAATGTACGTCCTGCGCCGCATCCTCAATCCGATGGGCACGGTGGATGCCATCGAGTTCCTGCTCGATAAGCTGCGCCAGACCAAGACCAATGGCGACTTCTTCGATTCGATGAACACCTGA
- the mnmE gene encoding tRNA modification GTPase MnmE codes for MTTIAALSTAPGMAGVAIIRISGPAAGAALSQLAGKQPRPRFATNAVLRQSDGEPIDSALILWFPAPRSFTGEDVAELHVHGGRAVTAAVLRAVLAVPGIRVAEPGEFTRRAFENGKMDLAAVEGLADLIGAETEGQRRQAYAQYASRLGQTAERLRATMIHALALVEATIDFPDEDDVGAGALSEARSIIEKLDREVLTLMADSHRGERVRDGLHVAIAGPPNAGKSTLLNTLAGRDVAIVSPIAGTTRDALEVHLDLDGMAFILTDTAGLREGIDPIEAEGVRRAHSRMRESDLVLFLQTANPTEAMDPDWDLGQQVKIWHVRSQVDRFGSDMPRDPFYRHHISAIQGIGIRELLADLSAFGQDLLAGEPAILVRERHRQVFQTLHEALTESLAIDDWSSAAELVAEDLRTGLNALGRATGRVDVEAVLDVVFSSFCIGK; via the coding sequence GTGACGACAATAGCCGCCCTGTCCACGGCTCCCGGCATGGCCGGGGTCGCGATCATCAGGATATCCGGCCCTGCCGCTGGCGCGGCTCTCTCACAACTTGCCGGTAAGCAACCGCGGCCCCGCTTCGCGACCAACGCGGTGCTTCGGCAGTCCGATGGCGAGCCGATCGATTCGGCCCTGATCCTTTGGTTTCCCGCCCCGAGAAGTTTTACCGGCGAGGACGTCGCCGAACTGCATGTCCATGGCGGACGGGCGGTGACGGCAGCCGTTCTGCGCGCCGTCCTGGCTGTGCCCGGCATACGCGTCGCGGAACCCGGAGAGTTCACGCGCCGGGCCTTCGAGAACGGCAAGATGGATCTTGCCGCCGTCGAGGGGCTCGCTGATCTCATCGGCGCGGAAACGGAAGGGCAGCGCCGGCAAGCCTATGCGCAATACGCCAGTCGGCTTGGCCAAACGGCCGAACGGTTGCGGGCGACCATGATCCACGCTCTGGCCCTCGTCGAAGCCACGATTGATTTTCCCGATGAGGATGATGTCGGCGCGGGTGCTTTGTCCGAAGCGCGCAGCATCATCGAAAAGCTCGACCGCGAGGTGCTGACGCTCATGGCCGACAGCCACCGCGGCGAGCGTGTCCGGGATGGCCTGCACGTCGCCATCGCGGGCCCGCCGAATGCGGGCAAGTCGACCCTGCTCAACACGCTGGCGGGGCGGGATGTCGCCATCGTTTCCCCCATTGCCGGCACGACCCGCGATGCGCTGGAAGTTCACCTCGATCTCGACGGCATGGCCTTCATCCTGACCGATACGGCCGGCCTGCGCGAGGGGATCGATCCGATCGAAGCCGAGGGCGTAAGACGCGCCCATTCGCGCATGCGCGAGTCCGATCTCGTGCTCTTCCTGCAAACGGCGAACCCGACGGAAGCGATGGATCCGGACTGGGATCTCGGCCAGCAGGTCAAGATCTGGCACGTCCGGAGTCAGGTTGATCGATTCGGTTCCGACATGCCTCGTGATCCGTTCTATCGCCATCATATTTCAGCCATTCAGGGCATCGGCATACGCGAGTTGCTGGCCGATCTCAGCGCCTTCGGGCAGGATCTCCTCGCCGGCGAGCCCGCCATTCTCGTTCGGGAAAGGCATCGTCAGGTGTTTCAGACCCTGCACGAGGCGCTCACCGAAAGCCTCGCCATCGACGATTGGTCTTCCGCCGCGGAGCTGGTGGCAGAGGACCTGCGGACGGGCTTGAACGCTCTCGGTCGAGCGACGGGACGGGTCGATGTCGAGGCCGTGCTCGATGTGGTCTTTTCGTCGTTCTGTATCGGTAAATGA